A stretch of the Chromatiales bacterium genome encodes the following:
- the rpsO gene encoding 30S ribosomal protein S15, translated as MTMTATAKSEVISQYARTPGDTGSTEVQVALLSARIDDLGSHFSEHKKDHHSRRGLLRLVNQRRKLLDYLKGSDLERYRSLIGRLGLRR; from the coding sequence ATGACCATGACCGCCACGGCCAAGTCCGAGGTCATTTCGCAGTACGCGCGCACGCCGGGTGACACCGGTTCCACGGAGGTGCAGGTTGCACTTCTGTCGGCGCGCATCGACGATCTGGGCTCGCACTTCAGCGAGCACAAAAAGGATCACCACTCCCGTCGTGGTCTGCTGCGCCTCGTGAACCAGCGGCGCAAGCTCCTCGACTACCTCAAGGGCAGCGATCTCGAGCGTTACCGATCGCTGATCGGCCGTCTGGGTCTGCGCCGCTAA
- a CDS encoding FkbM family methyltransferase, with translation MRRPTMDNGLDALIRAGVPVASIVDIGIAGATRPLMRTFPKLTHYLFEPVDSYFDVIRNNYASIRHELFHLALSDTDGDAWQVGRSIDGSDRVTHSRVSDKPVGKSDDSRVVECKPVRQTRLDTFLSEHPVPTPFLLKIDVDGHEIPILNGAADSLLNASIVVIEAPLSALIERAVHLAERGFVLYDIVEPSYYRDRLWQVDLIFLRSDLFKDYPQLDINPELDFQWQDYRSINERYWSIHMRPTGPRPLWRKVLDRLCCP, from the coding sequence ATGCGACGTCCGACCATGGACAACGGCCTGGATGCACTCATCCGGGCCGGCGTGCCGGTCGCCAGCATCGTTGATATCGGCATCGCGGGCGCCACGCGCCCGTTGATGCGGACGTTCCCGAAGCTGACCCACTATCTGTTCGAGCCCGTCGACAGTTATTTCGACGTCATTCGAAACAATTACGCGTCGATCAGGCACGAACTGTTTCATCTCGCGCTTTCCGATACGGACGGCGATGCATGGCAGGTCGGCCGGTCGATCGACGGTTCCGACCGCGTTACGCACTCACGGGTCAGTGACAAGCCGGTCGGGAAATCCGATGATTCCCGGGTCGTGGAGTGCAAACCGGTCCGTCAGACGCGCCTGGACACGTTTCTGTCAGAGCATCCGGTGCCCACGCCGTTTCTGCTCAAGATCGATGTAGACGGCCACGAAATCCCGATTCTGAATGGCGCGGCCGATAGCCTGCTCAATGCTTCCATCGTGGTGATCGAGGCCCCGCTTTCCGCACTGATTGAGCGGGCGGTACATCTCGCCGAGCGCGGGTTCGTTCTCTACGACATCGTCGAGCCCAGCTACTATCGCGATCGGCTGTGGCAGGTCGACCTCATTTTCCTGCGTTCCGACCTGTTCAAGGATTATCCCCAACTCGACATCAACCCGGAACTGGACTTCCAATGGCAGGATTACCGCTCGATCAACGAGCGCTACTGGTCGATTCACATGCGTCCGACGGGCCCCCGTCCCTTATGGCGCAAGGTGCTTGATCGTCTTTGTTGCCCGTGA
- a CDS encoding DUF3095 domain-containing protein, which yields MTGTSSNADQQPPGGVAAAGTTRWFYRDLPGHAEFDAFLDLALLTPLPDDWLVVVADIADSTRAVEAGRYREVNAIGAAAIVATLNASRGIPIPYTFGGDGASFCIPGDLRGRVEQALVVARTIAQRRFALKLRIGFVPIADVRAHGDDVLIGRFAPSAHYDQAIFGGRGLSAAERMIKDAAGRYLLAEGAAGDRPIEDDLLRGFECRWGEIPAPSGEVVNLLVQVIDRDVDLYAEILARLREIYGCVERCRPLEPSAMRLSSSPAKLGVEVRIRAGLLPWYRRALYFVKLLALTAVGRWLMNRGTRTGQTDWARYRERLVEHTDFQRFDDMLRMMVSGTPAQRGQLVEYLDELRRTGRIVYGMHTSSHSLVTCMISDYDRAHVHFIDGRGAAYTRAAMELKRQLQARTGDS from the coding sequence TTGACTGGAACTTCGTCGAACGCTGACCAACAGCCGCCCGGCGGCGTGGCGGCGGCCGGCACCACACGCTGGTTCTACCGCGATCTTCCGGGTCACGCGGAGTTTGATGCGTTCCTCGATCTGGCGCTGCTCACGCCGTTGCCGGACGACTGGCTGGTCGTCGTCGCCGATATCGCCGACTCCACGCGAGCGGTGGAAGCCGGACGCTATCGCGAGGTCAATGCCATCGGTGCGGCAGCCATCGTCGCCACGCTCAACGCGAGCCGGGGCATCCCGATTCCGTACACCTTTGGCGGCGATGGCGCCTCATTTTGTATTCCAGGCGACCTGCGCGGGCGGGTGGAGCAGGCATTGGTCGTGGCGCGGACCATCGCGCAACGCCGGTTTGCGCTGAAACTGCGCATCGGCTTTGTGCCGATTGCAGACGTTCGCGCACACGGAGATGACGTTCTGATCGGCCGTTTCGCGCCGAGCGCGCACTATGATCAGGCGATTTTTGGTGGCCGCGGTCTCAGCGCGGCCGAGCGCATGATCAAAGACGCGGCGGGCCGCTATCTCCTTGCGGAGGGTGCGGCTGGCGACAGACCGATTGAAGACGACCTCCTGCGAGGATTCGAATGCCGCTGGGGCGAGATTCCCGCACCGAGCGGGGAGGTGGTCAATCTGTTGGTGCAGGTCATTGATCGCGATGTCGACCTCTACGCCGAAATCCTTGCCCGATTGCGCGAAATCTATGGATGCGTCGAGCGCTGTCGTCCACTTGAGCCATCCGCTATGCGTCTGTCCTCGAGTCCGGCGAAGCTGGGCGTCGAGGTGCGCATTCGTGCGGGGCTGCTGCCGTGGTATCGGCGCGCGCTCTATTTCGTGAAGCTGCTTGCCCTGACTGCAGTGGGACGGTGGCTTATGAATCGTGGCACGCGAACCGGGCAGACCGATTGGGCTCGCTATCGCGAGCGGCTGGTTGAGCATACGGACTTTCAGCGCTTTGATGACATGTTGCGCATGATGGTGTCGGGCACGCCTGCCCAGCGCGGGCAACTGGTCGAGTACCTGGACGAATTACGCCGCACCGGGCGTATCGTCTACGGCATGCACACCAGTTCGCATTCGCTGGTCACCTGCATGATCTCGGACTACGACCGCGCGCACGTGCATTTCATCGATGGTCGCGGCGCGGCCTATACGCGCGCGGCGATGGAGCTCAAGCGCCAGCTGCAGGCCCGGACAGGTGATTCCTAG
- a CDS encoding DMT family transporter — MPQIDLRQAALLTVAAEFCFAAMGVAIKSVSAELSTAMIVFVRSAIMIAVLGPWLSRAGQAGLRTRRPWLHLLRGLAGVSAMFCFFYAIAHIPLAQAWLLKLSAPLFIPLIALAWLREPVGARVALAVTLGFVGVYLVLAPGGAQASPVAWIALAGGAFAAVAKTSIRRLSSTEPAARTVFYFGVVSTVVSAPFALSDWTAPSPTGWLWLVMIVAFATAGQLLMTRAFAHAPAGSVGPFAYSSVVFASLWGDLLWDETPGPWTIAGAALIVAAGWVLLRSRGPLRRTVAEPAPGSGAV, encoded by the coding sequence ATGCCACAAATCGATCTGCGTCAGGCGGCGCTGCTGACGGTGGCCGCCGAATTCTGCTTTGCCGCAATGGGCGTCGCGATCAAGAGCGTGTCCGCCGAACTCTCGACGGCCATGATCGTGTTCGTGCGCTCAGCCATCATGATCGCCGTGCTTGGGCCGTGGCTGTCGCGCGCGGGGCAGGCGGGCCTGCGCACCCGGCGTCCCTGGCTGCATCTGCTGCGGGGGCTGGCCGGCGTCAGCGCGATGTTCTGCTTCTTCTACGCCATCGCGCATATTCCACTCGCCCAGGCCTGGCTGCTCAAACTCAGCGCACCGCTGTTCATTCCGCTGATCGCACTGGCGTGGCTGCGCGAACCGGTCGGCGCGCGCGTTGCGCTCGCGGTTACGCTCGGCTTTGTCGGGGTGTACCTCGTGCTCGCCCCGGGCGGCGCTCAGGCCTCACCGGTTGCCTGGATCGCACTGGCCGGCGGTGCATTCGCGGCGGTCGCCAAGACCTCGATACGGCGGCTTTCTTCGACCGAACCGGCTGCACGCACGGTGTTCTACTTCGGCGTCGTTTCGACCGTCGTTTCGGCGCCATTCGCGCTGAGCGACTGGACCGCACCGAGTCCAACCGGCTGGCTGTGGCTGGTGATGATCGTTGCCTTCGCCACGGCCGGCCAGCTGTTGATGACCCGCGCGTTCGCGCATGCGCCCGCGGGCAGCGTGGGTCCGTTCGCCTACAGTTCGGTGGTGTTCGCGAGCCTCTGGGGCGATCTGCTTTGGGATGAAACGCCCGGACCCTGGACCATCGCCGGTGCTGCGCTGATCGTCGCGGCCGGCTGGGTGCTTTTGCGCTCACGCGGACCGCTGCGGCGCACGGTCGCGGAACCCGCACCGGGCAGCGGCGCGGTATGA
- the dxs gene encoding 1-deoxy-D-xylulose-5-phosphate synthase, with protein sequence MTSPDRPAVKAYPLLESVDSPADLRAMDESALESLAQELREFLLETVARTGGHLAPGLGTVELAIALHRVFETPHDRLVWDIGHQAYPHKILTGRRERMASIRQRGGLAGFLSREESVYDTFGAGHSSTSISAALGMAVAHARRGDARPVVAIIGDGAMTAGLAYEALNNAGVLDTDMLVILNDNAMSISPNVGAMQRYLAKVLAGRFYRRVREGGKTVLAPMPALRAWVRRWEEHVKGMMLPGTLFEELGFNYVGPLDGHDLPLLLRTLENLREMRGPRLLHVVTQKGRGYDPAEQDPCGYHGVAPFDRASGKVEKKGGGRTFTNVFSDWVCDMAAADERLVAITPAMCEGSGLERFAQSFPDRYYDVGIAEQHALTFAAGLACEGDKPVVAIYSTFLQRAYDQLIHDVCLQGLDVTFAIDRAGLVGADGATHHGAYDLSFMRCIPGLVIAAPSDEAESRRLLSSCFRHVGPAAVRYPRGGASGVEPVTGLDSVEVGKGVIRRRGVGVAILAFGTPLAAALEAAERIDASVADMRFVKPLDIELIAGLAASHALLVTVEDGAIAGGAGSAVAEWLAAAGIGTPVAHAGLPDAFIEHATQAEQRAAVGIDAAGLLRLIAGAQGRADGRLEAAS encoded by the coding sequence CTGACATCTCCGGACCGCCCGGCCGTGAAGGCATACCCGCTGCTCGAATCCGTTGATTCACCGGCCGACCTGCGGGCCATGGACGAGTCCGCGCTCGAGTCGCTGGCGCAGGAGCTGCGTGAGTTCTTGCTCGAGACGGTCGCCCGGACCGGCGGTCATCTGGCGCCGGGACTCGGCACCGTCGAACTCGCGATCGCGCTGCACCGGGTGTTCGAAACCCCGCACGATCGCCTGGTCTGGGACATTGGCCACCAGGCCTATCCGCACAAGATCCTGACCGGCCGGCGCGAACGCATGGCGAGCATTCGCCAGCGCGGCGGGCTGGCGGGATTTCTGAGCCGCGAGGAGAGCGTCTACGACACCTTCGGCGCGGGCCACTCCAGCACCTCGATCAGTGCGGCGCTCGGCATGGCCGTCGCGCACGCGCGACGTGGCGATGCCCGCCCGGTCGTCGCGATCATCGGCGACGGCGCAATGACCGCGGGCCTTGCCTACGAGGCGCTGAATAACGCCGGCGTGCTCGACACCGACATGCTCGTGATCCTCAACGACAACGCGATGTCCATCTCGCCGAACGTCGGTGCCATGCAGCGCTACCTCGCCAAGGTGCTCGCGGGGCGCTTCTACCGGCGCGTGCGCGAGGGCGGCAAGACCGTGCTCGCGCCGATGCCTGCTTTGCGGGCGTGGGTGCGGCGCTGGGAAGAGCACGTCAAGGGCATGATGCTGCCCGGCACGCTGTTCGAGGAACTCGGCTTCAACTACGTCGGCCCGCTCGATGGCCACGATCTGCCGTTGTTGCTGCGCACCCTCGAGAACCTGCGCGAGATGCGCGGACCGCGCCTGCTGCATGTCGTCACCCAGAAGGGGCGCGGCTACGACCCGGCCGAACAGGACCCCTGCGGCTATCACGGCGTCGCGCCGTTCGACCGCGCCTCCGGCAAGGTCGAGAAGAAGGGTGGCGGGCGTACCTTCACGAACGTCTTTTCCGACTGGGTCTGCGACATGGCCGCGGCCGACGAGCGGCTGGTCGCGATCACCCCGGCGATGTGCGAGGGCTCAGGGCTGGAGCGCTTTGCACAGAGCTTTCCCGATCGCTACTACGACGTCGGCATCGCCGAGCAGCACGCCCTGACCTTCGCCGCCGGCCTTGCCTGCGAGGGTGACAAACCGGTGGTCGCGATCTACTCGACCTTTCTGCAGCGCGCCTACGACCAGCTCATCCACGACGTCTGCCTGCAGGGCCTGGACGTGACCTTCGCGATCGACCGCGCGGGTTTGGTCGGCGCCGACGGGGCCACCCACCACGGCGCCTACGACCTGAGTTTCATGCGCTGCATCCCGGGGTTGGTGATTGCGGCGCCGTCGGACGAGGCCGAGTCGCGGCGGCTGCTGTCGAGCTGTTTCCGGCATGTGGGACCGGCCGCTGTGCGCTACCCCCGCGGCGGTGCAAGCGGCGTGGAACCCGTGACCGGGCTGGACAGTGTTGAGGTCGGCAAGGGGGTCATCCGCCGGCGCGGCGTCGGTGTTGCGATTCTCGCCTTCGGTACGCCGCTCGCCGCGGCGCTGGAGGCGGCCGAGCGCATCGATGCGAGCGTGGCGGACATGCGCTTCGTCAAGCCGCTCGACATCGAGCTGATCGCTGGTCTCGCGGCCTCGCACGCGCTCCTGGTCACCGTCGAGGATGGCGCGATCGCGGGCGGTGCGGGCTCCGCGGTCGCCGAATGGCTGGCTGCGGCCGGAATCGGCACGCCCGTCGCGCACGCCGGGCTGCCCGACGCCTTCATTGAACACGCGACCCAGGCCGAGCAGCGCGCCGCGGTGGGGATCGACGCGGCCGGCCTGCTGCGGCTGATCGCCGGCGCGCAGGGCCGTGCCGACGGACGGTTGGAGGCTGCGTCCTAA
- the pnp gene encoding polyribonucleotide nucleotidyltransferase, which produces MPSPIRKQFQFGAHTVTIETGEIARQASGAVMVDMDGTSVLVTVVGSRSADAGRDFFPLTVDYQERTYAAGRIPGGFFRREGRPSEKEILTSRLIDRPVRPLFPKGYTNEVQVIATVMSLNKDIDPDLPAMLGTSAALAISGLPFNGPIGAARVGYRNGEYLLNPTMTDLQTSDLDLIVAGTSHAVLMVESEARELPEDVMLGAVVFGHEQLQTAINAINELRAELGVQAWAWTAKEKDQAAIDRIEAAVRGDIETAYRIVDKLERLGRLSEIRNAAIASLCAGDDGLAEGTVREAIESLEKRIVRGRVIAGEPRIDGRDRETVRPIDIRVGVLPRTHGSALFTRGETQALVVTTLGTMRDSQIIDALEGERKEYFLLHYNFPPYCVGETGRVGSPKRREIGHGRLAKRGIQAVMPQSGTFPYSIRVVSEITESNGSSSMASVCGTSLSLMDAGVPISAPVAGVAMGLVKEGDQFAVLTDIMGDEDHLGDMDFKVAGTAKGVNALQMDIKIDGITREIMETALGQAHRARLHILEQMNRVITTPRAEMSEWAPRMLTFKINPEKIREVIGKGGATIRQITEETGTEIDLQDDGTVTIASVDKGAADDARARIERITADVEVGTIYEGRVAKLMDFGAFVTILPGKDGLVHISQISEERVQNVSDKLREGDVVRVKVLEVDKQGRIRLSMKAVNE; this is translated from the coding sequence ATGCCAAGTCCGATTCGCAAACAATTCCAGTTCGGGGCCCATACCGTCACGATCGAAACCGGCGAGATTGCACGCCAGGCCAGCGGTGCGGTCATGGTCGACATGGACGGCACCTCGGTGCTCGTCACCGTGGTCGGGTCGCGCAGCGCCGACGCCGGTCGCGATTTCTTCCCGCTGACGGTCGACTACCAGGAACGGACCTATGCCGCGGGCCGCATTCCGGGCGGATTCTTCCGTCGTGAAGGGCGTCCCTCCGAGAAGGAGATTCTCACATCACGTCTGATTGATCGTCCGGTTCGTCCGCTGTTCCCGAAGGGCTACACGAACGAGGTGCAGGTCATCGCGACCGTCATGTCGCTGAACAAGGACATCGATCCGGACCTTCCGGCCATGCTCGGCACTTCTGCGGCGCTGGCGATCTCCGGCCTGCCGTTCAACGGCCCGATCGGCGCGGCGCGCGTTGGCTATCGCAACGGCGAGTACCTGCTCAATCCGACCATGACGGACCTGCAGACGTCGGATCTCGACCTCATCGTCGCCGGCACCAGCCATGCCGTGTTGATGGTGGAGTCCGAAGCGCGCGAGCTGCCCGAGGACGTCATGCTCGGTGCGGTCGTGTTCGGTCACGAACAGTTGCAGACGGCAATCAACGCGATCAACGAACTGCGCGCTGAACTCGGCGTGCAGGCCTGGGCCTGGACCGCGAAGGAAAAGGATCAGGCGGCGATCGATCGGATCGAAGCCGCGGTGCGTGGCGACATCGAGACGGCCTATCGCATCGTCGACAAGCTCGAGCGTCTGGGCCGGCTGTCCGAGATTCGTAATGCCGCGATTGCCTCGCTGTGCGCGGGCGACGACGGTCTGGCCGAGGGCACCGTGCGCGAGGCGATCGAGTCGCTCGAAAAACGCATCGTGCGTGGTCGCGTCATCGCCGGCGAGCCGCGTATCGACGGGCGCGACCGCGAGACCGTGCGCCCGATCGACATCCGCGTCGGCGTGCTGCCGCGCACGCATGGCTCCGCGCTGTTCACGCGCGGTGAGACGCAGGCCCTGGTCGTGACGACGCTCGGCACCATGCGCGATTCACAGATCATCGACGCGCTCGAGGGCGAGCGCAAAGAGTACTTCCTGCTGCACTACAACTTCCCCCCGTACTGCGTCGGCGAAACGGGCCGCGTGGGTTCGCCGAAGCGCCGCGAAATCGGCCATGGCCGACTCGCCAAGCGCGGCATTCAGGCCGTGATGCCGCAGTCCGGGACGTTCCCGTACTCGATCCGCGTCGTCTCCGAGATCACCGAGTCGAACGGCTCCAGCTCGATGGCATCGGTCTGCGGCACGAGCCTGTCGCTGATGGACGCCGGTGTGCCGATCTCCGCGCCCGTTGCCGGTGTTGCAATGGGCCTCGTCAAGGAGGGCGATCAGTTCGCGGTGCTGACCGACATCATGGGTGACGAAGACCACCTCGGCGACATGGACTTCAAGGTTGCTGGCACCGCGAAGGGCGTGAATGCCCTGCAGATGGATATCAAGATCGACGGCATCACGCGCGAGATCATGGAGACCGCCCTGGGTCAGGCCCATCGCGCGCGTCTGCACATCCTCGAGCAGATGAATCGTGTGATCACCACGCCGCGTGCCGAGATGTCCGAATGGGCGCCGCGCATGCTGACCTTCAAGATCAACCCCGAAAAGATCCGCGAAGTCATCGGCAAGGGCGGCGCGACCATTCGTCAGATCACCGAGGAGACCGGCACCGAGATCGATCTGCAGGACGATGGCACGGTCACGATCGCATCCGTGGACAAGGGTGCGGCGGACGACGCGCGCGCGCGCATCGAGCGCATCACCGCCGACGTCGAGGTCGGGACGATCTACGAGGGACGCGTCGCGAAGCTCATGGACTTCGGCGCGTTCGTCACGATCCTGCCCGGCAAGGACGGCCTTGTGCACATCTCGCAGATCTCCGAAGAGCGCGTGCAGAATGTCAGCGACAAGCTCAGGGAAGGCGACGTCGTTCGCGTCAAGGTGCTCGAGGTCGACAAGCAGGGCCGCATCCGGCTCTCCATGAAGGCCGTGAACGAATAG
- the adk gene encoding adenylate kinase, which produces MRLILLGGPGAGKGTQAGYITKRYGIPQISTGDMLRAAVAAGTELGKQAKAVMDAGGLVSDDIIIGIVKERLAQGDCANGYLLDGFPRTIPQADAMKANGIDVDAVVEIDVPDDEIVRRLSGRRVHLTSGRTYHIEFNPPKNEGKDDVTGEPLIHRDDDREATIRQRLKVYHDQTERLVHYYGEFAASGAPNAPQYAKIAGVGGVEAIRDQVFAALDAIGG; this is translated from the coding sequence ATGCGACTGATCCTGCTCGGCGGCCCCGGGGCCGGCAAGGGTACCCAGGCCGGGTACATCACCAAGCGTTACGGCATTCCGCAGATCTCCACCGGCGACATGCTGCGCGCCGCAGTCGCGGCCGGCACCGAACTGGGCAAGCAGGCCAAGGCGGTCATGGATGCCGGCGGGCTGGTGTCCGACGACATCATCATCGGCATCGTCAAGGAGCGTCTGGCGCAGGGCGACTGTGCGAACGGCTATCTGCTTGATGGCTTCCCGCGCACCATTCCGCAGGCCGACGCCATGAAGGCGAATGGCATCGATGTCGACGCCGTCGTCGAAATCGACGTGCCGGATGACGAGATCGTCCGCCGCCTGTCCGGCCGGCGCGTGCATCTGACCTCGGGCCGGACCTATCACATCGAATTCAATCCACCAAAGAACGAGGGGAAGGACGACGTCACGGGTGAACCGCTCATTCACCGCGATGACGACCGGGAAGCCACGATCCGCCAGCGACTGAAGGTCTACCACGACCAGACTGAGCGACTCGTGCACTACTACGGCGAATTCGCTGCCTCCGGGGCGCCCAATGCGCCCCAGTACGCGAAGATCGCCGGCGTAGGCGGGGTCGAAGCCATCCGCGACCAGGTGTTCGCGGCGCTGGACGCGATCGGCGGCTGA
- a CDS encoding DUF4082 domain-containing protein — MVPSFLLQRWTNLQEQPSIFQGASDMFNRTRTFLVVFLMGVSPGLLAAGGPAVTGASGGTTFISIDDTDQTLGFTFEANADVVVTALGVADTTPGDPLSQTHQVGLWTAGGVLLASATVQTDSTLIGGWRYVYIPPVTLQTGQTYVLGSAVTSPYLDPYNRVPDVGSVSTNPKITIGISATNDSAGGFSFPLNVNASFLARLGPNMLIGASPVPLSPLALAAITTFLALVGLVVIRRRSQA; from the coding sequence ATGGTGCCGAGCTTCTTGTTGCAGCGTTGGACTAACCTGCAAGAACAGCCGTCGATTTTCCAGGGAGCAAGCGACATGTTTAATCGAACTCGAACATTCCTTGTTGTTTTTCTGATGGGCGTCAGCCCCGGCCTGCTGGCGGCCGGCGGGCCAGCCGTGACCGGTGCCAGTGGGGGAACGACCTTCATCAGCATAGATGACACCGACCAGACCCTGGGCTTCACCTTCGAGGCCAATGCGGATGTGGTGGTGACGGCGCTCGGCGTCGCGGATACCACTCCGGGCGACCCGCTGAGCCAGACCCACCAGGTCGGCCTGTGGACGGCCGGCGGAGTCCTTCTGGCATCCGCAACCGTACAGACCGACAGCACCCTGATTGGTGGTTGGCGCTACGTTTACATCCCGCCAGTCACGCTGCAGACCGGGCAGACTTATGTCCTCGGCAGCGCCGTAACGAGCCCATATCTCGACCCGTACAACCGCGTGCCTGATGTGGGCTCGGTTTCGACCAACCCGAAGATCACGATCGGGATCTCGGCGACAAACGATTCCGCTGGCGGGTTTTCATTCCCGCTCAACGTGAATGCGAGCTTCCTGGCAAGGCTCGGCCCGAACATGCTGATCGGCGCCTCGCCCGTGCCGCTGTCACCGCTCGCGCTTGCCGCAATCACCACATTCCTGGCGCTGGTCGGGCTCGTGGTCATCCGTCGGCGTTCCCAGGCATGA
- the mtnA gene encoding S-methyl-5-thioribose-1-phosphate isomerase, whose amino-acid sequence MTATDVAGVQPIRWDGVALELLDQRRLPREEIWLRLESSAAVASAIRDMVVRGAPAIGIAAAYGVVLAARSAIERDPLRWREALAPALAELNAARPTAVNLAWAIARMRAVLAGSDDAPLAALDAQARRIHGEDLQANLAMGDFGAQLIGEAQAVLTHCNAGALATGGYGTALGVIRSAWRDRRIQRVFADETRPWLQGARLTAWELVREGIPVDLIAEGAAAALMAQGRVQWVVVGSDRIAANGDVANKIGTYALAVLARHHGVRFMVAAPVSTIDPATPTGADIPIETRAADELLGCMGGGRIAADGAGAWNPVFDVTPAALVDAIVTERGVIERPDAAAIAAHLALPDPLVGARL is encoded by the coding sequence ATCACCGCAACCGATGTCGCCGGTGTACAGCCCATTCGCTGGGATGGCGTCGCGCTGGAACTGCTCGACCAGCGGCGACTGCCACGCGAGGAGATCTGGTTGCGGCTGGAATCCAGCGCGGCGGTCGCTTCCGCAATCCGCGACATGGTCGTGCGCGGCGCGCCGGCGATCGGCATTGCCGCTGCCTATGGCGTTGTGCTGGCGGCCCGAAGCGCAATCGAGCGCGATCCGCTCCGCTGGCGCGAGGCGCTGGCGCCGGCCCTTGCTGAACTCAACGCGGCCCGCCCGACGGCGGTGAATCTGGCCTGGGCCATCGCGCGCATGCGCGCGGTTCTCGCCGGCTCTGACGACGCGCCGCTTGCTGCGCTCGACGCGCAGGCCCGGCGCATCCACGGCGAGGACCTGCAGGCCAACCTTGCCATGGGGGATTTCGGCGCGCAGCTGATCGGCGAGGCGCAGGCCGTGCTGACACACTGCAACGCCGGAGCGCTGGCGACCGGTGGTTACGGCACGGCGCTCGGGGTCATCCGTTCGGCATGGCGTGACCGGCGCATCCAGCGCGTATTCGCCGACGAGACCCGGCCCTGGCTGCAGGGCGCGCGCCTGACCGCTTGGGAACTGGTGCGGGAGGGCATTCCGGTGGACCTCATCGCCGAGGGTGCGGCGGCTGCGCTGATGGCGCAGGGCCGGGTGCAGTGGGTCGTCGTCGGATCCGATCGGATTGCCGCGAACGGCGACGTCGCGAACAAGATCGGCACCTATGCGTTGGCCGTGCTCGCGCGCCACCACGGCGTGCGCTTCATGGTGGCCGCGCCGGTTTCGACCATCGACCCGGCCACGCCGACGGGCGCCGACATCCCGATCGAGACGCGTGCGGCCGACGAGCTGCTGGGCTGCATGGGTGGCGGGCGGATCGCCGCGGACGGCGCCGGCGCTTGGAACCCCGTGTTCGACGTCACACCGGCGGCGCTCGTCGACGCCATCGTCACCGAGCGTGGCGTAATCGAACGGCCTGACGCGGCGGCCATCGCCGCGCACCTCGCGCTGCCCGATCCTTTGGTCGGAGCGCGGCTCTGA
- a CDS encoding YcgN family cysteine cluster protein — protein MQAFWKHKHWSEFTPEEWESVCDGCAKCCLFRLEDEDTGERFYTNVCCDLLDLDACRCTDYPNRSRRQPACVRVTPEVLTDASWLPASCAYRLIAEGRDLPRWHPLVSAQPNAAIVFGRSIRDVAIHERDAGDLEQHLLPDYR, from the coding sequence ATGCAGGCCTTCTGGAAACACAAGCACTGGTCGGAATTCACGCCGGAGGAATGGGAATCGGTATGCGACGGCTGCGCGAAGTGCTGCCTGTTCCGGCTCGAGGACGAAGACACCGGCGAGCGTTTCTACACCAACGTGTGCTGCGACCTGCTCGATCTCGATGCGTGCCGTTGTACCGATTATCCGAACCGAAGCCGGCGCCAGCCCGCCTGCGTGCGCGTCACGCCCGAGGTGCTGACGGATGCCTCATGGCTGCCGGCGTCCTGCGCCTATCGGCTGATTGCCGAGGGTCGTGACCTGCCACGCTGGCATCCGCTGGTCAGCGCCCAGCCCAACGCAGCAATCGTGTTTGGTCGATCCATCCGGGACGTTGCGATCCACGAACGCGATGCCGGCGACCTCGAACAGCATCTGCTGCCGGACTACCGCTAG